A region of the Apium graveolens cultivar Ventura chromosome 6, ASM990537v1, whole genome shotgun sequence genome:
tctacaagtcaaaatatatatagagatctctgagatatcgacaagtcattcctacatgcagaaatttggaaACCTCGATAAGCCAAGTTTacttataaagaactcagaggcctcgacaagtcaaagacacttatagagaacatagagatctcgataatccattatacttatcaagatgtcagttctctatagatcaaactggagatctcgatatgaacctcaagtacataatgcagaaaagttaaagatccaagattatcaatcaacaaacgatctaatcaattagattgacaagtctacaaaatcagcttgaagagtgcaagatcaaaggccaggattaactgacaaaggaagtCACAGACCTACATAATTTGCAAAGATTCACCAAACTACCAGAAATGagaagctttagagataacttaaagtggGGTTTAGTATATCTTATTACATGCTTtataaacctgtgtttactaatctataaagtaaacactggtcctttgtttttagTAGTATAaaacagatctagtttttcttgtaactctctcaaggaagaaactgagttctttacttacaaagaacccaggatttgtagcaagacactagcttgattttaataccaaattaagtgaattttgatgtgtgcactattttatttcagctaacataatattactgcatttcCAATCTGCTTTGTTACCTaagtaacaaacattcaaaaagcgttaaaaatatccaaaatacattcacccccttgtgttattcattacctaacacctTTTTATAAATAATGCCAAAATATACGATTTCGACTTGAAATCGCAAGATAACCCAAGAGTATCTGAACCTGCTATTACAATTCCCACCAATTATCATCGCTTTCTCATATAGCATCCACCTGATCTGGCACCTGAAATCTAACGGTATGGAAAGACAGCCAGGAACACTCTTACGAGTGGTGCGCcgaagtctggccatcttcttgaTTAACTACCATGGTTAGATCAATACAAATAAATGAGCTAAAaggctcagcaagtaactattaAATAGTTCTAAATATCAAACAATAGAGGCAATCTTTACTCTCAATAAACTAGGTGGCAATATTATAACGGTATCTAGGATAAGTTCAAGAGAGGTTTCAAGGCAATCAAGATCTAAGTTTTGTATATCAATTTCAAAATCAATTGACAAGGCTCTCAAATAGTTTCCCACAACTTTTAAGAATATCAATTCAAGCTTTGTATGTCAATTTCGAAAATTAAAGGACAGGGTTCTCAAATAGGTTCTCTCAACTTTAGGAAGTTCCATTCAATCTTTGTATACCAAATATTTAAGAAAGAATGACAGAGTTCACAAATAAGTTCTTTCAGCCTTAAGAAGTTTTATCAGTATAAATCAGTTTCAAATCATAATAAAATGAATAGTGCTTATTGCACAATAAAACTCTTTTACTTTCATTTTTTaacaatatagaacccttgattggattaTCCATCTTTTATTTATAATACGGGTGATTAGTCCGTACTGACCTGCATCCGATCATTTTGGTACCTTATGGCATTGTTTCAACCTATAATGTTGGACTaaccccgctagcctcttatgcAACTGGACTAGCCCCtctagtctcttacgtctctatccaatcctTTAGGAATTCATAGAAAACCTCTATATAGGAAATATAGAAAGTTAAACAAAGATTCTTTTATCATTAccagcctttgaaatcattcagacactttcaagtcgaaaatcattcttagattcaatttaGGAATTCAAGTGAATAAGCAAGCGAAATTAAAAGAGCGTAAGTTGGGAAATGATCAAATATAGGTATTCATAAGGCTATTAGATGAAGTGGTTTCAAGAAACAAAACGTCAACAAGGTTCAAGTTCACTATTTACAGGAATCTAGGTTAACAAGATATCGAGTGGGATCATCAAATTTCATAGGTTCATAGGTTCATAAGGATAGCAAGATATTAACAAGAGCATACATACGTACTTGAATTGAAATGGGCTAATATCAAGGTTTATTATCAAGGTGCAACAAAACTATCAACAAGACCATTTATTATATTCATGCGTGACATAAGCAATTCTATATGATCAAATCACCAGTATAAAGagggcagagttacttgcctcacAAAGCTTTCCTTTTTTACAAGTTCTGAGTTACTGCCACCTAATGCCTCTTTTCCTTTCCTAGTTCGAATTCCTTCGCTTTCCAAATCTAAAATACAAAACGAACCCTAATTAGAAACCATATCAATTTCTGATGTTTTTCAAAACGTCTAACTTTATACCCCAATCATATTATCCTTCCTACATATTATGACCGAATCACATTGAACACATATTAGTTAACTATTCTTATACCTTTTTACCTTCGATCAGTCATTTACTTtacacataacacgtaatcacGTATTCACATAATCAAACATGATATATCTACAATCAAATCTCATTAAAACATATCATCTATAATGACACATATTTATAATTTCTCTAAAAACTTGGACATGACGTATTCGTAAATACGCTATCCTTTTTCTCAACAACAATAATCAACAACAATTCTCATCACTTCCTAATACATATCTTTTACATCATGAAATCACAAAATTTATACCCGAATCAATACGAAACTTTGAATTCAATATCAAATTGCGTAGTTTCCAACTTTACATTCGTAATTTACCAACTTAACATATCCAACACAGCACGTATAATTTAGAAATCATTCAAACTAAACTCAAAAactaaaaatcaaatataaacaaatttaatcaaataattcaaACCAAAACAAGTTTCGCAACTGGAAAAATTTTTGGAATTTcttaaaatcaacatgcaacaaTTCGAATAGGTGGTTTTATACTTTTAGAACTCAGGCATAGCATCATCGTTCACCACCCCGACTCACCAGAGTTCATAGTCATTGGCGAAAAGGTTTCGGGGTTGCGAATTTCTGCCCCGATCTCAAAAACCATACCGATTACTTTGGATTTCAATAACAAATCAACATACAAGCATCAATCGAACTAGTTTCTCTATATTCGAATGAAAACTCGAATCAAACCAAGGAACCGAAAGGATTCCACCCAAGCGAACTATACACACAACCACACACATGCAGACAaccatatataatatatatatatatatatatatatatatatatatatatatatatatatatatactaggtAAGGGAAGGCTTAAATCCGAATGCAGAGTGAATTTCCTGTAACATCAATAACATATATTCACGTAACATCAACCACAACTCGTATTCATACACTTAAATATATAAATTCCCTTTTATAACTGATTACACTTATATCAAATATCCGGTTATTTAAATAAGAATATAACCTCTGCAAATTCGAATCCATATAACACAGATACACAGAGAACTCAATATCTTTCATAACTTAATATAATCCAATGATTTTTCTTATTCCGACTCTTTTCATTAAATCCATTTTTATATAACGGGTCATGTCCCATCTAATGACCCTAATACTAACTGACTCAATTACGCTTTCAAGACATATCTGAAATCCTTTATTGACTCATCAAATTGGAACAAGacatttgtttttattttttttactaaTTGCACATAAACCacaaaattatataatattatattttattttcatgAACTATGTCGCGAAAATCACAATCGTTACAAAACCGTTGCATTAAACTCTCCAAAAATATAGGAATCAACTGAAAATTGAAATATTATATTGATAAAACAAACATGAACATCATAATTTGGCTTCGCCAACAAATCCTTGTCGGCGTTAGTTAGTTAATTAaaaacttaaaatatttttttcaataTTCTAACCTGGATTGCGAACAACTTAACTGTACAACCTCTGCAATCCAATATGTATGCAAACACACAAGCACTATGAGTGCATAAAAACTTTTGTATTTGTTGGTAAGAAGGAGTTTTGCAACAATATATATTTAGATCATACAGAAGTTTATATAACCCTAGTATACCACAAAAATAGTTGCATATTAACAAGGTGCAAACCTAAAATACCACACTACCGTTCCACTAACCAAAGCCAGAAAAAATTTTCATAAGAACTTTATATCTGACATGGTGCAGATACTCAATAGCACCAAAAGGAAAGGGAAGGGAGCGGAAATTATCAAATAATTGGAATTTTGAGGAAGACTCACATGTAGATATTCAAAAGTAACTAAATTCAGGGTGTTGGCCCCAAATGTCACAATTTGAAGGTAAATGGCCCTTAATGTCACTTTGaaaaaatatggcccaaaatgtCACTCCAAAATGAATTTTCGTgtcatgtttttattttttaatgaaaACGGAGTTGCGTGTTccgttttgattttttttaaactGAAAACGCAACTTCAGTTAATGTTAAGGTGGGGTAAAACACAATCTCAAAGTTAGTTTTTGAAGTTAACGCAAATTGGTTTTGCAtgtttgtttttttgtttttgtttttttttgccAAAACATGATATTAAATAGCGTTTTTAGTTTCGGGGTAAAGTTAAAGTCCTTTGCTGTAGTTCATTTCCTTTGTCTTAAGTGATCTATTAGAGAACTTCCCTGTGACCACCCGAAAGGTAAGAAAGAGTTTCTGACGTAACTTCCTATCATGCCAAATCTTTTCtctttaaaaaaaatgtaaagaAAACGGAACTTTAACTTATATTTAACACCTCAAAACAAGATCATAAGTTGCGTTTTGtgttttttaaaagaaaattaaagaaATAACACAACTTCAACTTGCATTTTCTCtctttaaaaaattaaaaaaaaatgttaAACGGAGGACGCAATTGCGTTTTTAACACTTTTTCAAAACGGAACACGCATTCCCGTTTTGAAATGACATTTGGGGCCAATTTTTTAGAAAGTGATATTGAGAAACATTTGACTAAAAAAAGTGATATTTGGGGCCTTTATTCCTAAATTCACAAGGTTCGGGAGTATAAGCGAAATCTAAAAGATATATTTTATTGCGACTTGAGACTATCTTTACTTGCATTCAACATTTTGTGGCCAAACCTGAAGCAATTAGATTGTTTTTTTTAAACTCAAGACCAAGAGCAAAGATAATGTACAAAATACTACATTGAGATAAGATCTTATTATGTATCACCGCTTGTTATAAACTGCTATCAATCTAAAAAACAAACATCAAACAAAAAACCAAGCAATTTAGATTGCAGAGCTGAAATTCAGCTTAAACACACACAAACACCTACATTCATTCAACGCAGCTGGAATTTAGCTTAAACACACACAAACACCTACATTCATTCAACGCTTTCAATGTCTCCTTCCATATTAAAAAACTCTGTTACTTGAACAAAAACCAAGAAGTTTGGAACTATAAACGAAACATTCAGTCCGTAGAAAGATCAAACATTGAGATGTTTTGTAATTGTACCAACTACAAACAATTGAAGGTCACCATGAAAAAAAGATAAGAGTAGAATTTAAGTGATTAAACGAGCTCAACACAAGTCCTTCCACAGCAGACCAAATATGTATACTAACTTTATACCCGTGCAATGCACGGgaaatttttattaatatttttaatgtGTTTCTTACATATCTATTTTGTATTTATATTTGTTTATGAATTTTATTTAAatctttttattaatttttcgttacaattttttttttgatCAATGGTGTTATGTATTGTTTACAAAAATTATCTTCGCTTGTATTTACTATATATTTTATTGAATACACGattttcatttttgtttaatataaatagttttattatttattttcgcTAATTAATTATACATGCACACGATTATGTGCTATTTGTTTTACTTGTATCACTATCCGAGTTGCAATacacatataaaaataaaatcaaatcatTTATACTGTTGTAACTTTTATGTATTTCATATTAATATGAATAGTATTATTATTTCAATTTCTGAAATTGTTTGTCAACTTTTACATAAATTTTTAGTTGCATTTTTAATTACTTGAAATTTGATTATGTGTTATTTTTTGACttgtattattatcttaatttcgatacacatataaaaataatgtaatataatTTATATTGTTGTAACTTTTATGTATTTCAAATGGTATcctttttttcaatttttttagttttatgtttatatttatataaaatgtatcctcctattatttttcttttacaACCAAATATTAAAAAACTATCTTGACCAAATTATAACTTTTTTCTAATTTGTTAAACTATAATTTTCGTATAAATTAATAGCGTATATTATACATATTAGGGCATTAGTTTTGTTTTTTCAAAATAGTGTAACAACCTTATAAAAATCTTCTTCTTGAAATCTTTTTCTTAGATATTAGATAAATTTAGTTGTTTAGTTAAAAAGTCGTATAATTTATATTGTTGTAACTTTTATGTATTTCAAATGTTGTccttttttcaattttttatttttaataaaaaatcatTCTTTGTTTATATTTGTGTAAAATATTTCTTCCTATTAATTtttctttataaaaaaatataaaaaaccCTCTTGACcaaattatattttttttctaatttattaaactATAATTTTCTGTATAAATTAATAGCCTATATTATACATATTAGGGTATTAGTTTTGTTTTTTCAAAAGAGTGTTAACAAATCTATATTAGATATTAGATAAGTTTAGTTGTTTAGATAAAAAGTCATATAATTTATATTATTGTAACTTTTATATATTTCAAACGGTATCCTTTTTTCAGTATTTTTAGTTTTAATAAATAATCATTCTttgtttatatttatataaaatatatcttcctattatttttcctttataaataaatattaaaaaaaccCTCTTGACCAAATTATAACTTTTTTCTAATTTGTCAAACTATAAGTTTTATATAATTAGTAAATGAGGACTCTGACCAGACCATCACATCCATCCCATATCATATTATCTCTTACTCTAATTATATATAAGGATATAATAGTTTTTTAATAATCTTTTCTGAAAAAATTTTATAGACTACTCTCGACATGTTAGTATAAGATTTTCTCAGGGTTTTACCACACCCCGTTCTGGAATATTTTCCCTGTGCAGAAAAAACTTGTGACAGTTGGATTTATATACCAGTACAGAAAACAATGTAGTAGAATATTCTATATCCGATTCCATGTCACAGGAAGAGTACATGAGTTTTTCACCATAATTTTAGCAAAGCAAAGGATAGAGACGAAAACAAAAGCATCTAGTAGTTCAACAGATGCATTAAAAAACTAATATTCAAGGCAACAACATACAAGATCCAACATGCACTTGCAATATTAGCATAACTAACGATCTCTTTGGTTTATGGTTTGGATTCTCTCTTACTCCTCCAGTTAATTTCAGCTACAATCAGACATTGATTGCCACAGGGTAAAAGTCGAACAGTCTTGGAACTTGTTTCATTTTCTGTAACATCGATTCGCCGAAATTCCGTCATCATCTTATCACCGTTAGCACTGCACAAGCACAAGTCAAACTGTAGAATGAGCTCAGATCCCAAAGGCACACCTACTATACTTCTGGACAACGATAAATCACCATCTCCATTACCACGTTTCACCTGAAATTTCTCATCTTCGTCCTGGCAGAAAAGTAAGCTTGAATATGCAGGAGACTCTATTGCACTTGTCCTGGCAGCTATGACACCATAGATACCAAATGCAGACGACACATTAACTATCTTAACCTTCACATGCGCTTCCACTGCCTTCTCAAAATAAGCATAAAGAATCGTCAACATTCTATTGCCGTCTCTTGTAATATATTCCCTACGTAGAGGAACAGAAAGTTCCCTAGAGTCATCTGGTTTCTTAAAAGACAGTGCATGCCGGATGTCACCAAAGAGGAAACAACTCAAAGAAAAATCAGGCAGAAAACCAATAGATGCTTCATTAGGGCCACTCAGCATAATATAATCCCATTTTTTAATAAATGGCTGGCTCACTGGATTAGATATTTTGTCAGCTTCCTCTTGACCCTTGACAGTAAAGAATTTACGAAGTACATCCCTCGGGCTATAAGTGTCTAAACTGTCATCCTTGTACAGAAATTGAAAACCAGTTTGAGAATCACACACCACGATTGCACCTCGCAAATGATCATCGGGGCCATAGTATATTATTTTGTACAGCTCAGCTATGTCCTTCAGAGCAAACACACACAACTT
Encoded here:
- the LOC141668806 gene encoding uncharacterized protein LOC141668806 yields the protein MDIAELYKIIYYGPDDHLRGAIVVCDSQTGFQFLYKDDSLDTYSPRDVLRKFFTVKGQEEADKISNPVSQPFIKKWDYIMLSGPNEASIGFLPDFSLSCFLFGDIRHALSFKKPDDSRELSVPLRREYITRDGNRMLTILYAYFEKAVEAHVKVKIVNVSSAFGIYGVIAARTSAIESPAYSSLLFCQDEDEKFQVKRGNGDGDLSLSRSIVGVPLGSELILQFDLCLCSANGDKMMTEFRRIDVTENETSSKTVRLLPCGNQCLIVAEINWRSKRESKP